gttttctctaacatatcgggcttgaggaggtatcaccgtcttttgatgattgtacctttcttcaaggtcttttcacatatctgcaggatcttttaatgtgggatattcatttttcaatcatacgtcaagatgacgaTGAAGAAAAATCATTgccttggctttatccttctgggatgcattatttttagccttaatggtatctccaagatccattgaatcaagatggattttaacatctagtatccatgataaataattattttcagatatatcaagagcattatattcaagatgaaagagtttcgacataataaaaatttgttacctgaagtcTTCCTAAAACTTCGTTAGAgtttcgtgctgataacgtgttataaaataactaaataaataagcaagatgtaacaagaataaaaatataaagagagagaaagaagtattgcaacataaaagagagaaaaagttgTTTATTCCTTGGTATATAGCTTCAGATCATGTCCTATTTATACATGTATGAAGAgtttatttttcaaccttcatTATTTAATGAGATTCTCTTTGTAACATAATCATTTTATCATAAAAAAGGTTGAACCGTTCATTGAACATCCACTTTTGTTCTTATCATAACAGAtacaaatatattttagatatttgtAAGTTAATAAGACATTAATTATTAATCATATATTTAAGAATGAATGTGTNNNNNNNNNNNNNNNNNNNNNNNNTAGAAAAATAGAAATTTTGTACCTTTTCAaactcaaatttaaaaaattatagaaaTAAAGTACattaatttactttttaaaataCAATATTTATTTCTATATCCAGTCAAATTCATTTTTTCTGTACATTCTTATTTTTTGTGTATTACGTTTAAAACTAAATTTAGTCAATTGTATACAAACATTATATGGGCACCAAAAAAAATATGCAAACATCATATTGGCTCAAATCATATTTACTATTGACCATACACGACTATATTATTATTTCCATAACTAAAGATGAAAAAAGGCTAGGCCNNNNNNNNNNNNNNNNNNNNNNNNNNNNNNNNNNNNNNNNNNNNNAAATATTTAGATTTTTATAATATCCTGAATTTAAATCTATTTTATGATAGGTCATATCGAGGTCAAACCAAACTAAATACAGATCAAACTATAGGTTCTGACAGACCGGCTAGATTTCCAGTCCTATCGACAACCATTACGATATCATGTCGTGGGAGGCAAGTTATCGATAGCAGATCACATTAAAATGTTAAGACAttgaaaaatattaaattttcttTTAGAAATAATTTTTACTGACGACCAGACCATCGTAAAGTTTGGAGTGAACACCCAACCCGGTCCCTGTCCTTTTCCTCGATGGACATCACGGCCCTTGTCCAAAAAAAAGAGACATATCGATCCCTGTCCCATACTTTTGTGAGACTTCCCGGTCCTTCCGTCATCTCCCCTGACCAAAACAGACGAAACTGGCCTACGTGTCAGTTAACGTTGCTGAGTTGGAGGTTAATAGTCTGTTAAGTTCCACGTGGCCATTGAGAAATGGACAGGGGTCGATTTGTCCCCCTTTGGTGACCTAAAACTACGTCGTTTTAGTGGTCATTAACGTTGCGTTTTGATTGAATAAGGGAACGTGATGTTGGGGTTTCCATATAAGCCCATTGTGTTGCTCTGATAATTACCAGAAAACCCTAGTAGAGCAAGAGTCATCCCCTTGTAGTGATCATTGACCTGTTGAAGTTGGAGCGACGTGCTGACAGTGTTGCTGACAAAGTTGCTGACTGACCTCCACATATTGGTGTTGACGGCGCTGGGTTGAAGCTTGGACGGAGATTGCACGGCGTTTGCGACGTGCCAGGTTAGTGTGGTCCTTCCATTGCCTTTTCAAATGTGTGTTGTCATTTTCAGTAAGTCCCCCATACTTTGGCATGTACATTGTTTCTGTGGTCCAGGAAGAATAGAAATAGTAAACAATGTCAGTGAAGTTAGAAAATGAATTAGAGTTTCTAATTTAAAAGTGAAATTGAAATGGAgtcaaatttaatttgtatgcTAGTTTCTGCTTTAATGTATGCATTATGTTATACTACAGATGTCTGAATATTTTGCTGTTCCCGTGTTTCATCACGGGGGGAAGTTTGTGAGAGACAGTGGGGGATATATGAGTTATGTGGATGGTAAAGTGAAGAGGTTCCCACCAATGGATTTGGATTATGTGAATTTTTTTGATTTGGTTGTTTTATTTAAAGAGTTGGGTTATGTTGAGTATAAGGAGATGTATTGGTATGACATATTGGCCTCTGATATGGAAGCTGGGCTTCATTCCATTAAGGGTGATCATGAGATTAATGAGATGAGGGAGAACAAACTCAAGAACAGGAACTGTGAGGAGTTTTACATTTATTTTGACCATCCTGTAGATATGCCAGAGGTGGTAGGTGATGGCTTGGCAGGTGAAAATGTTGGTTTGAGTGATTCTTCATCAAGTTCTGATGACGGATATGAAAGTGCCGAGGATGAGGCATGGAAACCACCTCCAGCTGGTTATGAGGAGGACTCTGACACTAGTTCTGATGAGAGAGTGCTTAAGAAGAAGACAGATAAGAAGTCTACTCCAAAAAAAGTAGTaacacaaaacaagaagaaaGGTAATGACAAAGACATATCCCCTAGTAGTGCTAAGAGGGTGGCCTCAAGGAAGTATTCTGGTGTGAGGAGAAAGCATATCTTGAAGGATGGAAAGTCTAATGGTGGGAGCAAGGATAAAAGTGGGCCTCATGCAGCTGATGCAGGCCCAAGTAAGGATCAAAGTAGTGACCCTGTAGATGGTGGGCTACATTATGGATCCAACATTGACCCAAATAATTTAGAAAATGATAGTGACTATGAAAGGCCCTATGAATACGAAAGTGAAGCCTTCAACAGTCCAATTTCTAGTGATGATGAGGGGAGGACAGCATTTGACTCATATAATGAAGACACTGAGTATGGTGAAGTGGAGTTTAAGGTTGGACAGATGTTTCCTACAATGGATGTATTCAAACAAGCTCTGAAAGACTATTTTGTTTATGAAGGTAAGGATGTTATATACATTAAGAATGAGAAGCAAAGAGTAAGGGCTGCATGTGCTGGAGAATCTTGTCCGTGGTTGATATTGACTTCTTGGAATAGTGCCAATAGGTGCTATCAAGTGAAAACTCTATTTAATGAGCATAACTGTGGAAGGGACTTTGGAAGCAACTTAGCTGACAGGGCCTGGGTTACATCCAAATTGGTTAAGAGGCTTCTAACACAGTCTGATATGAAGCCGAAACAGGCTATGGAACACATGGTTGAGGAATACAATGTCCATGTTAGTACAAAGATGATTAGCAGGGCATTGAAAGCTGCACGGGAGGTTGTATTAGGCAATGAGAGAGCTCAGTATGGGAAAATTCGGGATTACCTGATGGAGTTACATAGAAGTAACCCTGGTTCAACAGCACTGATGGAGGTTATTCCTCAGCCTGAATCTCTCCCTCTATTTGATCGGTTGTACATATGCATGGAAGCCTGTAAGAAGGGGTTCAAAGAGGGGTGTAGGCCTTTAATTGGATTAGACGGATGCTTTTTAAAAGGGTATTATGGTGGACAACTGTTAAGTGCAGTGGGTCAAGATGCCAACAACCACTTTTATGTGGTGGCTTTTGCAGTGGTACCGAATGAGTGCAAGGACACTTGGAAGTGGTTCCTGACTCTGTTGGCTGAAGACTTGGGAGCTGTTGGGCAACATGGGTGGAACTTTATCTCAGATCAACAAAAGGTAATATGTATTGACTTAATTTTCATTTATATGTACTTTTATTGACTTAGATTCATTGTTAGAACTTCCAGTTTTTGAGTATGAATTGGATTGGACTGTATTGAGAACAGGGGCTGGAGTTGGCAATGAAGGAGGTCATGCCTAACGCACATCATAGGAATTGTGTACTTCACATTTGGAAGAACTTCATCAAACACTTCAAGGATCAGCAGACAAAGCAGCTTGTATGGGAATGTCTTGTCCTAGTTGAATAGcctttgttatatgtatttaactcTTGTTCGTGTTGTTGTTATCATTGTTAGGAAAAAGCTAAGAAAGATAAGAAGAAACTaccaaaaggagagaaaaaaacaaCTGCTGTAGCTCCAGAAGGTACACCTCAAGAGATTCCTTTGTCACAAAATGCACCACAATCAGAGGAGGTAAAGTTATCTTGTTAATACTTTAAAGCTAATTACCTTTGCTTTCATAAATTATCTGGGACTATAACAAAAATTCTTTGTAGGTCCAGCATGCTACAAATCCAACCAACATTCAACAAGGGTCATCTGATGTAGTCTTCACAACTCAATCCAATCCAACCCTAAGGTTAAAGAACCTTGTTATCAGGCCCCCACCTCCACCAACACCCAACATGTCAAGTTTCATGCCCACACCCCCACCAGCACCAAGGCCTACACTCTGGTTCAAATCTCAACTAGGACAAGGTCCAGCACTTACGTGAGACTAAAAACGACCTCGTTTTTTATTTCTAGAGTGGGACAAAACGACCCCTTACCATTCCCTAATAGCAACGTTAATGACCACTAAAACGACGTAGTTTTAGGTCACCAAAGGGGGACAAATCGACCCCTGTCCATTTCTCAATGGCCACGTGGAACTTAACAGACTATTAACCTCCAACTCAGCAAAGTTAACTGACACGTAGGCAAGTTTCGTCTGTTTTGGTCAGGGGAGATGACGGAAGGACCGGGAAGTCCCACAAAAATATGGGACAGGGACCGATATGTCTCTTTTTTTTGGACAAGGGCCGTGATGTCCATCGAAGAAAAGGACAGGGACCGGGTTGGGTGTTCACTCTaaagtttgccacatattagcgcCAATGATATTACCAACAGTTAACGATGAGGCCACTGGAAATAACTACAAATATTTTTCAGTCAATTTGGATtagtttttataaaatatttattttttttaaatattaaaaatgtcTGTCNNNNNNNNNNNNNNNNNNNNNNNNNNNNNNNNNNNNNNNNNNNNNNNNNNNNNNNNNNNNNNNNNNNNNNNNNNNNNNNNNNNNNNNNNNNNNNNNNNNNNNNNNNNNNNNNNNNNNNNNNNNNNNNNNNNNNNNNNNNNNNNNNNNNNNNNNNNNNNNNNNNNNNNNNNNNNNNNNNNNNNNNNNNNNNNNNNNNNNNNNNNNNNNNNNNNNNNNNNNNNNNNNNNNNNNNNNNNNNNNNNNNNNNNNNNNNNNNNNNNNNNNNNNNNNNNNNNNNNNNNNNNNNNNNNNNNNNNNNNNNNNNNNNNNNNNNNNNNNNNNNNNNNNNNNNNNNNNNNNNNNNNNNNNNNNNNNNNNNNNNNNNNNNNNNNNNNNNNNNNNNNNNNNNNNNNNNNNNNNNNNNNNNNNNNNNNNNNNNNNNNNNNNNNNNNNNNNNNNNNNNNNNNNNNNNNNNNNNNNNNNNNNNNNNNNNNNNNNNNNNNNNNNNNNNNNNNNNNNNNNNNNCAGTGTaggtaattttaattaataaaaaattatattaaattttttgtgtGGTTAATTTGATCGGCGACTAAATCGTTGGTAAGGGACCTTTAATGAAATAGAGGTTTTTTTggctaaaaaattttaatatgaaaaaggACATAAATTTTTGTTGGAAATAGAATTTTTTGGTGTATATATAGGTGAGTGAATGTTGCAGATATAGCAGGTGCAACACACAAGTCACGTCCTAACTAAACATGCATGCAGCGCGATAGACACGTAGCCTAATCAGCAGCAACAGGCATCTATCCACGTGGCGAACATCAAGCCATACACACCCTGTGTGTTGGACAGATGTCAAGCATGCAAGCAACACGCATCCTGCGTGTTGGACATGTGTCGTGCAACACGGAACCTGCGAGGTGAGTCTTCTGCCTATAAAGTTGGAGTTTGTTATTATTTTACTACATTGAGAGAGAGGTGTTTTTCTGTACTGATGGTGTGATGGAGGACACTACAAATTTACTTGATCAAAAGATGAAGTAAACTCCATTCTTACTTGAAGATACTTTGTATTAAACACAATCCCTAAGAGAAATTGAAGTTCCTTATGTCACAAATAAGGAAtccttagtgaggcaataacacaaacaccttcctagcaagagaaaatagaaaattaaaagagattaactgacttaaacaaaaagaaaaaaaatgtctaatctaggtaatcaaccaccgatagtttgttaatcacaattaatccccggcaacagcgccaaaaacctGATACGAAAAAATTATAATTCCGTacaactaccggcaagtataccggatcgtatcaagtaataaaactcacttggagtgaggtcgatcccacgaggattaaaggattaagcaatcaatagttagttGATCATTCTAGTTAGACAGTTTATATTGGAATGATGAGCAACAAAAATTGTAAATGgctagaaattaaaagaaagcaataaaatgcaagaaaagtaaatgacgtaaaagtaaagtgcaagaaaataaagtgTCGAAAAGTAAAATGCAAGGAATAGAAAGtacaagaatgtaaagtgcaagaaagtaaatgacagaaaggtAAATTACtagaagtaaaataaaaagaaagcattGTGATTAAGAGATATTGCACTCTCAGGATCAACAATTCTCATCTCTTCTTTAATCATgcaatcattgatctcttggcaaatcataagtaaCTAAActccaatctcttggtgatttgatTTCTCTCAACTTAATCAATTgtcaatctcttgatctaattggtcatgagaagagatgaagttcaatttctaatttAAAGGCCACACAACCCTCAAGACCTCAATTCAAAGTGGTTACATGTCACATACCAGACTAAGAATGTATGATCAAGAGGATTATGAGAGAAGAGCCTCAAACTAAATTTTAtaactcctttctcaagttcatcatgAAATACAAGTAGATCAAATCCCTCTCTCGATACTAATTGGATCTATGAAGCACAAAGACTCTTTCTAAAGGAACaataaaagaagaattgaagatgaagaatgaaaaaaaatcaaCCCATTTGAattgcaatagagctctctttctcAATAAAAAGAGTTAGTGACCCATAACTAAACATTTACAATGTAAGAAAGAAAGTGTAGGAGAAGAGAAGTGTGGAGAGAAGAGAGGGGCCCGAAGACTCCCCCTTGGAATATCTCCCTTCGGAATAGCTTCCTATCATGAAACTAAGGCCTATATATAGgttctcctaaattacaaactcaaattaaattgaaagcaaataacaatcaaatgaaaatgaaCTATTCTATAttattcttgtggccttgattgagtGGTAATtggtgggcttgcttgcttgaagttGAGTGCATTTTAAGTGACTAAACTGATGCTCCAGGGTTCTCTTGCATGTATTAGCGCTTGTGTGGGCGCTGGGTTGGGCGAGCATGCTTCATATTTGACGCTGGCTGCacctgtcacgcgtatgcgttgccCACATGTATGCGTGACCCTTGATTCTGGCGCTTAGCCACAAGCATGCATATGAGCGCTGACACGAGCGTGAGTTGGTCCAGGAGAGCACTGCGCTGCCTTGCAAGCATGGCGCTGGTTTACTCTGTCATGCGTACGAGTCGCCCAAGCGTACATGTGACCTTGTCAAAGGTGCTCTTGGTGGTGAGCGCTACAACGAGCGTGGAGACGAGCGCTAGGTCACTGGGCGCTTGTGTGCGAGCTTGGAGGCAAGCGTTGGGTCCtcttgtcacacgtacgcatcaccCACTGAAAAAGTGTtatcgtcggttaggaatttcacacaaagtagttccgttgatagtatagttcccaaccaataaataacactcaatcaaagttttaaaattgattgtcacaagtacaaaccccaataaaaaccgagagtatttaaaccttggatcgtctcacaaagaattacaatgaagtgctcaattattagcTACGAAGGAACAAGGGTGGATTGATTTGAcatttgacaagaaaagtaaatgtcaagaaagtaaatgataattaactaataaaggaaaggaaaagaactcttggctaaggcatggaaattgagatcaccatccttgtctacaatcCATGTGTTGagaattatgagggaccaacccatcaagtctacttctatgcttgaagtacgtcaaataggcttgatcaaattcaacccataagtcccaacctagctactaattgacttagtagtaggctagcgttaatgggtatcaaattgaccactaagagtTCTcgaatcaccaattcaatgaaacccagtgactcaaggtcacccaattcccttagcctaggccaagagtaaagaaaactactctataactagtgaagatattttatcaaacacctagagtgcaataaaagtaaacatcacaaattttaagaattaatgaaacccataactaacacaaacaagaaatcaataaaagcaactaagataaacataaaaagacatgggaacataaaattgcattagaagaaatcgaagtccaacaagggttcataaacataaaagggagcaaaaaagaaattaacaagaaaaactaagaagattaagaaaatagaacactaaaatataaagaaaattgaaataaaaacaagaattaaaagttggatctaaggaaatttaacctaaactaccctaaattctagagagaagagagagcttctctctctaaaattttaacctaaaacatgattaattctaccctaaaacatcatGAAAACTCTCCTATGATTACTTGGTTCATTTTCCTTTCAATCTCtgattcaatagcatcagaaatggattggattgggcccaaaatgcttcagaaatcgctggtcacgtgttgcctttaagtgagtcacgctgATACTgcaacgcgcacgcgtccccTAACTGCAAGGAAACTATGACAAATtgcatattattttgaagcctcagatgttagatttccaatgAAACTAGAAAAGCCTaaatttggatctctgtagctcaagttatgatcgatttagtacgaagaggtcaggattgacaacttagcaattccttcatttcttcatgagttctcctactttgcatgcttttcttccatttctttcaagccattcttgccttcaaaaccttaaatcactcaaacaaacatatcaaggcatcgaatagaattaaagtaaattaaatttaacaattttaaggcctaaaaagtatgttttcactcttaagcacaaattagggagagtttacaaaaccatgctattttagtgaataagtgtgagataagttgataaaatcccctaaattcaacacaagataaaccacaaaattggagtttatcaaacctctccacacttaaaccaagcatgtcatcatgctaagaataaagaaggacaagaaaagcgggtatgaacatttatttaatgcaatctatctacatgaatgcaactaaatgcaaaatacttctacctacttggttaaaaatgaatcaatctccaagaacatatataagcaagtagggctcACATAgcatgatgattcatgaattccaccaattcaaatctcaaaataaagtataagtagacttgcaagaagaaagctcgtgaaagcagggaacaaggaattgagcatcgaaccctcaccggaagtgtatccgctctagtccctcaagtgtatagggttgattcactcaattctcttctaataatgatttctatgatttatttttcatctaacaatcaacaattattcaatgcatgcatacatttatcagaggacttattcataggttgtaatggggctagggtaaaggtaaggatatatatatgacTAAGTGAtcttgaaattcgaatctttgattaacctaagctctcaccaaacacatataacaacctatacaattctaatacaccacctagctacccatgattcccactttttcacatactcatgtattctcttcaattcacattccatatgcattgttattattgccttgctttggggtatttttgtcccctttttattggttcctttttctttttctattttattttttctttttatatttttttctttgtctttatcatttttttttcacactaaagtatatacaaaggtaccaatgcatatggtttaaacattcaatacatgagtgtgtacccaattcccaatatcttcaataacaaatacaaaaacacacttttacctcaaccaatgtttccaagtttcccacacttaaatgacacacactctcactagcctaagctaatcaaagatccaaattagaggacatttattgtttttcacttaggggtagtgatgtgctaaaattaagaacaaaaggtgttgaataggctcaaaattggctaacaatggttgatgaaaggtaggctgtTTGGGTGAGTGatctaaatgaaatgatggtctcaatcatataaatgcattcatacacgaaataatggacataaagaatcaaacaaatcaaagattgcaatcatagaaagagaatagtgcacacaagaatggaaaatagtggttataagatgtaaccacacaatcgGGCTAAAAaatcacatgcttatgtgttcttatctcaaaaatcatgttctaaaattaattccttcaagcaagttcaacacaaaaaatattttcaaattggtagggtgccctaaaacagttttcttggaaaagaaatcatcactctaaccaagtagtcctaacataaaaatggttaaaatatatacaaactctaactatcatgcaacataacatgcaatgcaacaactaactaacaaaggaaattaagaattggtgttggaaaaagaaattgttacccatggtagtcggtcggacgacctccccacacttgaagattgcaccgtgcTCGGttcatgcaaagaagagcaaggtggatgggttgctacaactg
The DNA window shown above is from Arachis ipaensis cultivar K30076 chromosome B08, Araip1.1, whole genome shotgun sequence and carries:
- the LOC110265303 gene encoding uncharacterized protein LOC110265303, producing the protein MSEYFAVPVFHHGGKFVRDSGGYMSYVDGKVKRFPPMDLDYVNFFDLVVLFKELGYVEYKEMYWYDILASDMEAGLHSIKGDHEINEMRENKLKNRNCEEFYIYFDHPVDMPEVVGDGLAGENVGLSDSSSSSDDGYESAEDEAWKPPPAGYEEDSDTSSDERVLKKKTDKKSTPKKVVTQNKKKGNDKDISPSSAKRVASRKYSGVRRKHILKDGKSNGGSKDKSGPHAADAGPSKDQSSDPVDGGLHYGSNIDPNNLENDSDYERPYEYESEAFNSPISSDDEGRTAFDSYNEDTEYGEVEFKVGQMFPTMDVFKQALKDYFVYEGKDVIYIKNEKQRVRAACAGESCPWLILTSWNSANRCYQVKTLFNEHNCGRDFGSNLADRAWVTSKLVKRLLTQSDMKPKQAMEHMVEEYNVHVSTKMISRALKAAREVVLGNERAQYGKIRDYLMELHRSNPGSTALMEVIPQPESLPLFDRLYICMEACKKGFKEGCRPLIGLDGCFLKGYYGGQLLSAVGQDANNHFYVVAFAVVPNECKDTWKWFLTLLAEDLGAVGQHGWNFISDQQKGLELAMKEVMPNAHHRNCVLHIWKNFIKHFKDQQTKQLVWECLVLVE